From Bosea sp. NBC_00550, the proteins below share one genomic window:
- a CDS encoding ATP-binding cassette domain-containing protein, protein MSIAEPTDLAETHPGQGTPLIEMHDISIAFGGIKAVDGASVDLMPGEVVGLLGHNGAGKSTLIKILSGAYRADSGTIRVDGEEVSLSSPRDAKRHGIETIYQTLALADNVDAAANIFLGRELLTGWGTLDDATMESETRKVMGRLNPHFRRFKEPVKALSGGQRQSVAIARAIYFNARVLIMDEPTAALGPAETKQVAELILQLKKQGIGIFLISHDLHDVFDLADRVTVMKNGKVVGTARTGDVTQDEVLGMIISGKCPPAAVKGPGALRG, encoded by the coding sequence ATGAGCATCGCGGAACCGACTGATCTCGCCGAGACCCATCCCGGCCAGGGCACGCCACTGATCGAGATGCACGACATCTCGATCGCCTTCGGCGGCATCAAGGCGGTGGATGGTGCCAGCGTCGACCTGATGCCGGGCGAGGTCGTCGGCCTGCTCGGCCATAACGGCGCGGGCAAGTCGACGCTGATCAAGATCCTGTCCGGCGCCTACCGGGCGGATTCCGGCACGATCCGGGTCGATGGCGAGGAGGTCTCGCTGTCGAGCCCGCGCGACGCCAAGCGCCACGGCATCGAGACGATCTACCAGACGCTCGCGCTCGCCGACAATGTCGATGCCGCCGCCAACATCTTCCTCGGCCGCGAGCTTCTGACCGGCTGGGGCACGCTCGACGACGCGACGATGGAGTCGGAGACCCGCAAGGTGATGGGCCGGCTCAACCCGCATTTCCGGCGCTTCAAGGAGCCGGTGAAGGCGCTCTCCGGCGGGCAGCGCCAGTCGGTCGCGATCGCCCGCGCCATCTATTTCAATGCCCGCGTGCTGATCATGGACGAGCCCACGGCCGCACTGGGGCCAGCCGAGACGAAGCAGGTTGCCGAGCTGATCCTGCAGCTCAAGAAGCAGGGCATCGGCATCTTCCTGATCAGCCACGACCTGCACGATGTCTTCGACCTCGCCGACCGCGTCACGGTGATGAAGAACGGCAAGGTGGTCGGCACCGCGCGCACCGGCGACGTCACCCAGGACGAGGTGCTGGGCATGATCATCTCGGGCAAATGCCCGCCGGCCGCGGTGAAAGGGCCGGGGGCTTTGCGGGGGTAG
- a CDS encoding sugar ABC transporter permease, producing the protein MTNTTPAPAHPAQERKRFSDHLREIEFDPRMIGMVAALAVIWLGFNWLSDGAFLTPRNLWNLLVQTASISIMACGMVLVIVTRNIDLSVGSMLGFVGMVVGLVQVRLLPELWGFEHPLTWVVSLLLAMTLGGFVGLMQGALIAYLAIPSFIVTLGGLLVWRGAAWWVTQGQTIAPMDSRFRPFGGGVEGAIGTSASWAIGIGLCAAICVAAALIRRRRKRFGFVLRPLWAEIAITGLGCAAVLATVMVANAYALPAGIARRVTEAKGGIWPEGGLTIGHGLAVPVLIALAVGVAMTFLANRLRFGRYVFAIGGNPEAAQLSGVNTRKVLMLVFGLMGVLVGISACISTARLNASTNAAGTLDELYVIAAAVIGGTSLAGGVGTIAGAMLGALVMQSLQSGMVLIGVDAPLQNIVVGIVLVLAVWLDGVYRQRLS; encoded by the coding sequence GTGACTAACACGACCCCGGCGCCGGCTCATCCGGCGCAGGAGCGCAAGCGCTTCAGCGACCATCTGCGCGAGATCGAATTCGATCCGCGCATGATCGGGATGGTCGCCGCGCTCGCGGTCATCTGGCTCGGCTTCAACTGGCTGTCGGACGGCGCCTTCCTGACGCCGCGCAACCTCTGGAACCTGCTGGTCCAGACCGCGTCGATCTCGATCATGGCCTGCGGCATGGTGCTGGTCATCGTCACCCGCAACATCGACCTCTCGGTCGGCTCGATGCTCGGCTTCGTCGGCATGGTGGTCGGGCTCGTGCAGGTCCGGCTGCTGCCCGAGCTGTGGGGCTTCGAGCACCCGCTGACCTGGGTGGTCAGCCTGCTGCTCGCGATGACGCTCGGCGGCTTCGTCGGGCTGATGCAGGGCGCATTGATCGCCTATCTCGCCATCCCCTCCTTCATCGTCACGCTCGGCGGGCTCCTGGTCTGGCGCGGCGCGGCCTGGTGGGTGACGCAGGGCCAGACCATCGCGCCGATGGATTCGCGCTTCCGCCCCTTCGGCGGCGGCGTCGAGGGCGCAATCGGCACGAGCGCCTCCTGGGCGATCGGCATCGGCCTGTGCGCGGCGATCTGCGTGGCGGCCGCGCTGATCCGCCGGCGGCGCAAGCGCTTCGGCTTCGTGCTGCGCCCGCTCTGGGCGGAGATCGCGATCACCGGGCTCGGCTGCGCCGCGGTGCTGGCGACGGTGATGGTGGCGAATGCCTATGCGCTGCCGGCCGGGATCGCGCGGCGCGTCACGGAGGCCAAGGGCGGCATCTGGCCGGAGGGCGGCCTGACCATCGGCCACGGGCTCGCCGTTCCCGTGCTGATCGCGCTCGCGGTCGGCGTCGCCATGACCTTCCTCGCCAATCGCCTGCGCTTCGGGCGCTATGTCTTCGCCATCGGCGGCAACCCCGAGGCGGCGCAGCTTTCCGGGGTGAACACCCGCAAGGTGCTGATGCTGGTGTTCGGGCTGATGGGCGTGCTCGTCGGCATCTCCGCCTGCATCTCGACGGCGCGACTCAATGCTTCGACCAACGCGGCCGGCACGCTCGACGAGCTCTATGTGATCGCGGCGGCGGTCATCGGCGGCACCTCGCTCGCCGGCGGCGTCGGCACCATCGCGGGCGCGATGCTGGGCGCGCTGGTGATGCAGTCACTGCAATCCGGCATGGTGCTGATCGGCGTCGATGCGCCCTTGCAGAACATCGTCGTCGGCATCGTTCTCGTCCTCGCGGTCTGGCTCGACGGGGTCTACCGCCAGCGGCTGAGCTGA
- the xylF gene encoding D-xylose ABC transporter substrate-binding protein produces MKRFVLAASIAVAAMSIHSSAIAQSKGPVIGVSWSNFQEERWKTDEAAIKAAVEKAGGTYLSADAQSSPAKQLTDVESLIARGAKAIIVLAQDAQAIRPAVEKAVNEGIGVVGYDRLIEIPQAFYLTFDNVEVGRMMAREIQKAKPEGNYVFIKGSSSDPNANFLYQGSIEVLKPAIDGGKIKNVGEAFTDGWLPANAQRNMEQILTRNQNKVDAVIAANDGTAGGAIAAMDAQGLSGSVPVSGQDADRAALNRVALGTQTVTIWKDARELGRNAAEIALKLAGGAKLADVPGSAAWDQGPSKQKMTALFLKPVPVTKDNLGVVIEAGWAAKSAVCQGVAAGKVKACD; encoded by the coding sequence ATGAAGCGTTTCGTCCTCGCGGCGAGCATCGCCGTTGCCGCCATGTCCATTCATTCCAGCGCCATCGCGCAATCGAAAGGCCCGGTCATCGGGGTCAGCTGGTCGAATTTCCAGGAAGAGCGCTGGAAGACCGACGAAGCCGCGATCAAGGCGGCGGTCGAGAAGGCCGGCGGCACCTATCTCTCCGCCGATGCGCAATCCTCGCCGGCCAAGCAACTCACCGATGTCGAGAGCCTGATCGCGCGCGGCGCCAAGGCGATCATCGTGCTGGCGCAGGATGCGCAGGCGATCCGGCCCGCCGTGGAAAAGGCGGTGAACGAGGGCATCGGGGTCGTCGGTTACGACCGCCTGATCGAAATCCCGCAGGCCTTCTACCTGACCTTCGACAATGTCGAGGTCGGCCGGATGATGGCGCGCGAGATCCAGAAGGCGAAGCCGGAGGGCAACTACGTCTTCATCAAGGGCTCGAGCTCGGACCCGAACGCCAACTTCCTCTACCAGGGCTCGATCGAGGTGCTGAAGCCCGCGATCGACGGCGGCAAGATCAAGAATGTCGGCGAAGCCTTCACCGATGGTTGGCTGCCGGCCAACGCCCAGCGTAACATGGAACAGATCCTGACCCGCAATCAGAACAAGGTCGACGCGGTGATCGCCGCCAATGACGGCACGGCCGGCGGCGCCATCGCGGCGATGGATGCGCAGGGGCTTTCCGGCTCGGTGCCGGTCTCCGGGCAGGATGCCGACCGCGCGGCGCTCAACCGCGTCGCGCTGGGCACGCAGACCGTGACGATCTGGAAGGATGCGCGCGAACTGGGCCGCAACGCAGCCGAGATCGCTCTCAAGCTCGCCGGCGGCGCCAAGCTCGCCGATGTCCCGGGCTCGGCGGCGTGGGACCAGGGCCCGTCCAAGCAGAAGATGACGGCGCTGTTCCTGAAGCCGGTGCCGGTGACGAAGGACAATCTCGGCGTGGTGATCGAGGCCGGCTGGGCGGCGAAATCGGCGGTCTGCCAGGGCGTCGCGGCCGGCAAGGTCAAGGCCTGTGACTAA
- the nth gene encoding endonuclease III encodes MDQQNRPARARAPAKRITLARARKPAEIREIFERFRAANPEPKGELESVNAFTLLVAVVLSAQATDAGVNKATRKLFAIADTPEKMLALGEETVREHVKTIGLYRNKAKNVIALSEKLIAQFGSAVPTTREELESLPGVGRKTANVVLNIAFGEITHAVDTHVFRVANRLRIAPGKNVLQVEMGLEKAVPEEFGRHAHHWLILHGRYTCKALRPECGRCIQNDLCDSPDKRVA; translated from the coding sequence ATGGATCAGCAGAACAGGCCCGCGCGTGCCCGTGCTCCGGCGAAACGCATCACGTTGGCGCGCGCCCGCAAGCCGGCCGAGATCCGCGAGATCTTCGAGCGGTTCCGCGCCGCCAATCCGGAGCCGAAGGGCGAGCTGGAATCCGTGAACGCTTTCACGCTGCTGGTCGCCGTCGTGCTATCGGCGCAGGCGACCGATGCCGGCGTCAACAAGGCGACGCGCAAGCTCTTCGCCATCGCCGACACGCCGGAGAAGATGCTGGCGCTGGGCGAGGAGACGGTGCGCGAGCACGTCAAGACGATTGGGCTCTATCGCAACAAGGCGAAGAACGTGATCGCGCTCAGCGAGAAGCTGATCGCGCAGTTCGGCAGCGCAGTGCCGACCACGCGCGAGGAGCTCGAAAGCCTGCCCGGCGTCGGCCGCAAGACCGCGAATGTCGTGCTCAACATCGCCTTCGGCGAAATCACCCATGCGGTCGACACCCATGTCTTCCGCGTCGCCAACCGGCTGCGGATCGCGCCCGGAAAGAACGTGCTGCAGGTCGAGATGGGGCTGGAAAAGGCAGTGCCGGAGGAGTTCGGCCGGCACGCCCATCACTGGCTGATCCTGCACGGGCGCTACACCTGCAAGGCGCTCAGGCCCGAATGCGGCCGCTGCATCCAGAATGACCTCTGCGATTCACCCGACAAGCGCGTCGCCTGA
- a CDS encoding DUF2244 domain-containing protein — MEPGKSPASEGEDAAKRPVFDATITPHRSLGQNGFRIVMTLVCLASVVSSIPFVVLGAWPVAGFFGIDVVALFIAFHVNFRHARAFERIVVTPLEVLLRKVSHHGREAVWRFNPAWTRLERQTDEDYGLLALKLVSRGQSVAVAGALSPQERAGFADALGSALASARRGPDYGAS, encoded by the coding sequence ATGGAACCCGGCAAGAGCCCAGCAAGCGAAGGCGAGGACGCTGCGAAGCGGCCGGTCTTCGACGCGACGATCACGCCGCATCGCTCGCTCGGCCAGAACGGCTTCCGCATCGTGATGACGCTGGTCTGCCTGGCGAGCGTGGTCTCCTCGATTCCCTTCGTCGTGCTCGGCGCGTGGCCGGTCGCCGGTTTCTTCGGCATCGACGTCGTCGCGCTGTTCATCGCCTTCCACGTCAATTTCCGCCACGCCCGCGCCTTCGAGCGCATCGTGGTGACGCCGCTGGAAGTCCTGCTGCGCAAGGTCTCGCATCACGGCCGCGAGGCGGTCTGGCGCTTCAATCCGGCTTGGACCCGGCTCGAACGCCAGACCGACGAGGATTATGGCCTGCTGGCGCTGAAACTGGTCTCGCGTGGGCAGAGCGTCGCGGTCGCCGGCGCGCTTTCGCCGCAGGAGCGAGCCGGCTTCGCCGATGCGCTCGGCTCGGCCCTGGCGAGCGCCCGCCGCGGCCCCGACTACGGCGCCTCCTGA
- a CDS encoding class I SAM-dependent DNA methyltransferase, producing the protein MTSAPAAIVELYERYAATYDGLRGKALFERPWLDRFRALLKPGGSILDIGCGSGEPIARHLIAEGHAITGVDSAPAMIALCEARFPAHRWQVADMRRLALGRRFDGLIAWDSFFHLTPQDQRGMFPVFAEHAVPGAALMFTSGPSHGEAIGTFEGEPLYHGSLDPEEYRSLLAENGFAVVAHAVEDQSCGGHTIWLARRS; encoded by the coding sequence ATGACCTCCGCCCCTGCCGCCATCGTCGAGCTCTACGAGCGTTATGCAGCGACTTATGACGGGCTGCGCGGCAAGGCGCTGTTCGAGCGGCCCTGGCTCGACCGTTTCCGCGCGCTCCTGAAGCCCGGCGGTTCGATCCTGGACATCGGCTGCGGTTCGGGCGAGCCGATTGCACGGCATCTGATCGCGGAGGGCCATGCCATCACCGGTGTCGATTCGGCTCCCGCGATGATCGCATTGTGCGAAGCGCGTTTCCCGGCGCATCGCTGGCAGGTCGCGGATATGCGCCGTCTCGCGCTCGGCCGCCGCTTCGACGGGCTGATCGCCTGGGACAGCTTCTTCCACCTGACGCCGCAGGACCAGCGCGGAATGTTTCCGGTCTTCGCGGAGCATGCCGTGCCGGGCGCCGCGCTGATGTTCACCAGCGGTCCGTCGCATGGCGAGGCGATCGGGACCTTCGAAGGCGAGCCGCTCTATCATGGCAGCCTCGATCCCGAGGAATACCGTTCGCTGCTGGCCGAGAACGGCTTTGCCGTCGTCGCGCATGCTGTCGAGGACCAGAGCTGCGGCGGGCACACCATCTGGCTCGCCCGCCGGAGCTGA
- a CDS encoding bifunctional helix-turn-helix domain-containing protein/methylated-DNA--[protein]-cysteine S-methyltransferase produces MPSEADFPTTAPGSDYDTVRRILSFITHNWREQPTIEAIADAAGATPTDVHHLFRRWCGLTPKAFLQAITLDHAKGLLASSASVLDTALEVGLSGPGRLHDLFVTHEAMSPGEWKAGGGGLKLSYGFHVSPFGEALIVVTDRGLAGLGWVSNSADGGKVVGGRAEALADMMRRWPHADYHYDPVLTAPYAGRIFEPKAWSAETPLRVVLIGTDFEVRVWETLLRIPVGCATTYGEVANQIGRPSAARAVGMAVGKNPISFVVPCHRVIGKSGALTGYHWGLTRKRAILGWEAGQAAAG; encoded by the coding sequence ATGCCGAGCGAGGCCGATTTCCCCACGACGGCGCCGGGCTCGGACTACGACACGGTGCGGCGCATCCTCTCCTTCATCACCCATAACTGGCGCGAGCAGCCGACGATCGAGGCGATCGCGGATGCGGCCGGCGCGACCCCGACCGATGTCCACCATCTCTTCCGGCGCTGGTGCGGGCTGACGCCGAAGGCTTTCCTGCAGGCGATCACGCTCGACCATGCCAAGGGGCTGCTCGCCTCCTCGGCCAGCGTGCTCGACACCGCGCTCGAAGTCGGCCTGTCCGGCCCCGGCCGGCTGCACGATCTCTTCGTCACGCATGAGGCGATGTCGCCGGGCGAGTGGAAGGCCGGCGGCGGCGGCTTGAAGCTATCCTACGGCTTCCATGTCTCGCCCTTCGGCGAGGCGCTGATCGTGGTCACGGATCGCGGGCTGGCCGGGCTCGGCTGGGTCTCGAACAGCGCCGATGGCGGCAAGGTCGTCGGCGGGCGTGCCGAGGCGCTGGCCGACATGATGCGGCGCTGGCCCCATGCCGATTACCACTATGATCCTGTCCTGACCGCACCTTATGCCGGCCGCATCTTCGAGCCCAAGGCCTGGTCGGCGGAGACGCCGCTGCGCGTGGTTCTGATCGGTACCGATTTCGAGGTACGGGTCTGGGAGACGCTGCTGAGGATCCCGGTCGGCTGCGCCACGACCTATGGCGAGGTTGCCAACCAGATCGGCCGGCCGAGCGCGGCGCGCGCCGTCGGCATGGCGGTCGGCAAGAACCCGATCTCCTTCGTGGTGCCCTGCCACCGCGTCATCGGCAAGTCAGGCGCGCTGACCGGTTATCATTGGGGCCTGACACGCAAGCGCGCCATCCTCGGCTGGGAAGCCGGACAGGCCGCCGCCGGCTGA
- a CDS encoding fumarylacetoacetate hydrolase family protein has protein sequence MPKLDLAVTATLPTDSAAAALVGRVWCPDLGGPAVVALRDGQVVDITAAFPTSRDLCESADPAAALRAAQGETLGSLADILANTPVDSRDPKRPWLLSPLDLQAVKAAGVTFAVSMLERVIEEKARGNPAAAATIREEIGKLIGDDLSKLKPGSPEAMHLKEVLIKQGAWSQYLEVGIGPDAEIFTKAPAMSTVGTGADAGLHPASSWNNPEPEIVLVVASDGRIVGATLGNDVNLRDVEGRSALLLGKAKDNNAAAAVGPFIRFFDAGFTLDHVRRTTVTLTVEGEDGFTLEGSSSIAKISRDPADLAAQMIGPHHQYPDGAALYLGTMFAPIKDRDAPGGGFTHKYGDIVTIAAPELGSLVNRMKRTDACEPWTFGASHLMRHLAKRGLL, from the coding sequence ATGCCGAAGCTCGACCTTGCCGTGACCGCAACCCTGCCGACGGATTCCGCTGCGGCCGCGCTCGTCGGCCGGGTCTGGTGCCCCGATCTCGGCGGCCCCGCCGTGGTGGCGCTGCGAGACGGGCAGGTCGTCGACATCACCGCCGCTTTCCCGACCAGCCGCGACCTCTGCGAGAGCGCCGATCCGGCCGCGGCGCTGCGGGCGGCCCAGGGCGAGACGCTCGGGTCCCTGGCCGACATCCTCGCCAACACCCCTGTGGACAGCCGCGATCCGAAGCGGCCCTGGCTGCTATCCCCGCTCGACCTGCAGGCGGTGAAGGCGGCGGGCGTCACCTTCGCGGTCTCGATGCTGGAGCGGGTGATCGAGGAGAAGGCACGCGGCAACCCGGCGGCTGCCGCAACGATCCGCGAGGAGATCGGCAAGCTCATCGGAGACGACCTCTCCAAGCTCAAGCCCGGTTCGCCCGAGGCGATGCATCTCAAGGAGGTGCTGATCAAGCAGGGGGCCTGGAGCCAGTATCTCGAGGTCGGCATCGGCCCGGACGCCGAGATCTTCACCAAGGCCCCGGCGATGTCGACGGTCGGCACCGGCGCCGACGCCGGCCTCCATCCCGCCTCGAGCTGGAACAACCCCGAGCCGGAGATCGTGCTGGTCGTCGCCTCGGATGGGCGCATCGTCGGCGCCACGCTCGGCAACGACGTCAACCTGCGCGATGTCGAAGGCCGCTCGGCCCTGCTGCTCGGCAAGGCGAAGGACAACAACGCGGCCGCCGCCGTCGGCCCCTTCATCCGCTTCTTCGATGCGGGCTTCACGCTCGATCATGTCCGCCGCACGACCGTGACGCTGACGGTAGAGGGCGAGGACGGCTTCACGCTGGAAGGCTCCTCCTCGATCGCCAAGATCAGCCGCGACCCGGCCGACCTCGCCGCGCAGATGATCGGCCCGCACCATCAATATCCGGACGGGGCGGCGCTCTATCTCGGCACGATGTTCGCGCCGATCAAGGACCGCGATGCGCCGGGCGGCGGCTTCACCCATAAATACGGGGACATCGTCACCATCGCCGCGCCGGAGCTGGGCAGCCTCGTCAACCGGATGAAGCGCACCGACGCCTGCGAGCCCTGGACCTTCGGCGCCTCGCATCTGATGCGCCATCTGGCCAAGCGCGGGCTGCTCTAG
- the ugpB gene encoding sn-glycerol-3-phosphate ABC transporter substrate-binding protein UgpB has protein sequence MTIKSRILMSVAAFALAGASPALAQTEIQWWHALTGANNDVVVKLAEDFNASQKDYKVVPVYKGSYPDTLNAGIAAFRAGQAPHILQVFEVGTGTMMSAKGAVKPVHEMMKEAGEKFDPNAYLPAITGYYSTAKGEMLSMPFNSSSMVMWYNKDAFKKAGLDPEKPPKTWPETFEAAKKLKAAGFDKCAVSNAWAPWANIEQFGAWHNVPLSTKVNGMAGFDAVMNFNQSPLFLKHWTNLVELQKDKTYDYSGRTNNGEGRFTSGECPIFLTSSGFFGNVKANAKFDWGNAAMPYYPEAAGAPQNSIIGGASLWVMGGKKPAEYKGVAKFFTFLSDVDRQVKLHTESGYLPITKAAYEKVKASGFYKDKPYLETPLLELTNKAPTDNSKGLRYGSLVQIRDIWSEELEAALNGQKTPKAALDAAVERGNQMLRQFERTAAR, from the coding sequence ATGACCATCAAATCGCGCATCCTGATGTCGGTAGCGGCCTTCGCGCTCGCCGGCGCCTCGCCTGCCCTGGCACAGACCGAAATACAGTGGTGGCACGCGCTGACCGGCGCCAACAACGACGTCGTCGTGAAGCTCGCCGAGGACTTCAACGCCTCGCAGAAGGACTACAAGGTCGTTCCGGTCTACAAGGGCTCCTACCCCGACACGCTGAACGCCGGCATCGCCGCCTTCCGCGCCGGCCAGGCGCCGCACATCCTGCAGGTCTTCGAGGTCGGCACGGGCACGATGATGTCGGCCAAGGGCGCGGTCAAGCCGGTCCACGAGATGATGAAGGAAGCCGGCGAGAAGTTCGATCCGAACGCCTATCTGCCTGCCATCACCGGCTATTACTCGACGGCCAAGGGCGAGATGCTCTCCATGCCGTTCAATTCCTCGTCGATGGTGATGTGGTACAACAAGGACGCCTTCAAGAAGGCAGGCCTCGACCCCGAGAAGCCGCCGAAGACTTGGCCCGAGACCTTCGAGGCCGCCAAGAAGCTGAAGGCTGCCGGCTTCGACAAATGCGCTGTCTCTAACGCCTGGGCGCCCTGGGCCAATATCGAGCAGTTCGGCGCCTGGCATAACGTGCCGCTCTCGACCAAGGTCAACGGCATGGCCGGCTTCGACGCCGTCATGAACTTCAACCAGAGCCCGCTCTTCCTGAAGCACTGGACCAATCTGGTCGAGCTGCAGAAGGACAAGACCTACGACTATTCCGGCCGCACCAACAACGGCGAAGGCCGCTTCACCTCGGGCGAATGCCCGATCTTCCTGACCTCCTCGGGCTTCTTCGGCAACGTCAAGGCGAACGCCAAGTTCGACTGGGGCAATGCGGCGATGCCGTATTATCCGGAAGCCGCGGGCGCTCCGCAGAACTCGATCATCGGCGGCGCTTCGCTGTGGGTGATGGGCGGCAAGAAGCCGGCCGAGTACAAGGGCGTCGCCAAGTTCTTCACCTTCCTGTCGGATGTCGACCGCCAGGTGAAGCTGCACACCGAGTCGGGCTACCTGCCGATCACCAAGGCAGCCTATGAGAAGGTCAAGGCGTCGGGCTTCTACAAGGACAAGCCCTATCTCGAGACCCCGCTCCTCGAGCTGACCAACAAGGCCCCGACCGACAACTCGAAGGGCCTGCGCTACGGCAGCCTCGTCCAGATCCGCGACATCTGGTCGGAGGAGCTGGAGGCGGCGCTGAACGGCCAGAAGACGCCCAAGGCGGCGCTGGACGCGGCGGTCGAGCGCGGCAACCAGATGCTGCGCCAGTTCGAGCGCACCGCGGCGCGCTGA
- the ugpA gene encoding sn-glycerol-3-phosphate ABC transporter permease UgpA, producing the protein MQKNAYFKGLTIPFLLLAPQLAITIVFFYWPASQAVWQSFLLEDAFGTSTEFVWFENYQTLFADPGYLKAFINTAIFSTFVCVLSLSIALLFAVMADRQLKGGEVYKTLLIWPYAVAPAIAGVLWIFMFDPSLGMLARGLQSLGVAWNPRLNGNDAMLLVILAATWKQISYNFLFFLAGLQSIPKSVIEAAVIDGARPMRRFWTIVFPLLSPTTFFLLVVNIVYVFFDTFGIIDTVTGGGPAGATETLVYKVFADGKGGSNLGGSAAQSVMLLIMVIGLTAVQFRFIERKVSY; encoded by the coding sequence ATGCAGAAGAACGCCTACTTCAAGGGGCTGACCATCCCCTTCCTGCTGCTGGCGCCGCAGCTCGCGATCACCATCGTGTTCTTCTACTGGCCGGCGAGCCAGGCGGTCTGGCAGAGCTTCCTGCTTGAGGACGCCTTCGGCACCTCGACCGAGTTCGTCTGGTTCGAGAACTATCAGACGCTTTTCGCTGACCCCGGCTATCTCAAGGCCTTCATCAATACGGCGATCTTCTCGACCTTCGTCTGCGTGCTGTCGCTGTCGATCGCGCTGCTCTTCGCGGTGATGGCGGATCGGCAGCTCAAGGGCGGCGAGGTCTACAAGACCCTGCTGATCTGGCCCTATGCTGTCGCGCCCGCCATTGCCGGCGTGCTCTGGATCTTCATGTTCGATCCCTCGCTCGGCATGCTGGCGCGCGGGTTGCAGTCGCTCGGCGTCGCCTGGAACCCCCGGCTCAACGGCAATGACGCCATGCTGCTCGTCATCCTCGCCGCGACCTGGAAGCAGATCAGCTACAATTTCCTGTTCTTCCTCGCCGGCCTGCAATCGATCCCGAAAAGCGTGATCGAGGCGGCGGTGATCGACGGCGCCCGGCCTATGCGCCGCTTCTGGACCATCGTCTTCCCGCTGCTCTCGCCGACGACCTTCTTCCTGCTCGTCGTCAACATCGTCTACGTCTTCTTCGACACCTTCGGCATCATCGACACCGTGACCGGCGGCGGCCCCGCTGGCGCGACCGAGACGCTGGTCTACAAGGTCTTCGCCGACGGCAAGGGCGGCTCCAACCTCGGCGGCTCGGCGGCGCAGTCCGTGATGCTGCTCATCATGGTCATCGGGCTGACCGCGGTCCAGTTCCGCTTCATCGAGCGCAAGGTGAGCTACTGA
- a CDS encoding creatininase family protein — MASVLWLELTAEELRAKAAGDAIVVLPVASVEQHGPHLPVGVDTILCSGVCKAAAERAGDVDVVVAPTLWCGMAEHHMAFGGTFTFDIPTYRAVLLALLKSIERHGFHRVLIVNGHGGNIAALTAFLPDFARETRLHIEATTYFLLAEAALPPLLEDQQAVQHACEVETSMMMVLAPGSVRDARLGEAFGALDGLPGRPTVSRHRSFRDMTETGVIGDARRATTQKGQACLDACAEALAGLLREMGKGI, encoded by the coding sequence ATGGCGTCCGTGCTGTGGCTAGAATTGACCGCCGAGGAGCTGCGCGCCAAGGCCGCGGGCGATGCCATCGTCGTCCTGCCCGTCGCCTCGGTCGAGCAGCACGGGCCGCATCTGCCCGTCGGCGTCGACACCATCCTGTGCAGCGGCGTCTGCAAGGCGGCGGCCGAGCGCGCCGGCGATGTCGATGTCGTGGTCGCGCCAACGCTGTGGTGCGGCATGGCCGAGCATCACATGGCCTTTGGCGGCACCTTCACCTTCGACATCCCGACCTATCGCGCCGTGCTGCTCGCCCTCCTCAAGAGTATCGAGCGCCATGGCTTCCATCGCGTGCTGATCGTCAACGGCCATGGCGGCAACATCGCAGCGCTGACCGCCTTCCTGCCCGATTTCGCGCGTGAGACGCGGCTGCATATCGAGGCGACCACCTATTTCCTGCTGGCCGAGGCGGCGCTCCCGCCGCTGCTGGAGGATCAGCAGGCCGTGCAGCATGCCTGCGAGGTCGAGACCTCGATGATGATGGTGCTGGCGCCGGGATCGGTCCGCGATGCCCGTCTCGGCGAGGCTTTCGGCGCGCTCGACGGCCTGCCCGGGCGCCCGACCGTCTCACGCCACCGTTCCTTCCGGGACATGACCGAGACCGGGGTGATCGGCGACGCCCGCCGTGCCACGACGCAGAAGGGCCAGGCCTGCCTGGATGCCTGCGCCGAGGCTCTGGCCGGGCTCCTGCGCGAGATGGGGAAGGGGATCTGA